The following proteins are co-located in the Thermodesulforhabdaceae bacterium genome:
- a CDS encoding ABC transporter ATP-binding protein, with protein MPIEFKSVTKIYGSGRAAVQALRGVDLRIDEGEFVAVMGPSGSGKSTCLHIMGCLDTPTSGEYLFKDVNVAKISRYQRAMLRRYHLGFVFQGFHLLNRATALENVELPLVYHGLPAKERRAKALDALGVVGLSGWEDHTPAELSGGQQQRVAIARALVTRPSVILADEPTGNLDSVQSHEIMKLLTSLNKDYGITVVMITHDAEMATYAERTIRFFDGRVVS; from the coding sequence ATGCCTATTGAATTCAAATCTGTTACTAAGATTTATGGTTCTGGTCGTGCTGCTGTGCAAGCCCTTCGGGGGGTAGATCTTCGGATCGATGAAGGCGAATTTGTGGCGGTTATGGGACCAAGCGGCTCGGGAAAGTCCACCTGCCTTCATATAATGGGTTGCTTGGATACCCCCACATCAGGAGAATATCTTTTCAAGGATGTAAACGTTGCAAAAATAAGTCGATACCAGCGTGCGATGCTTCGCCGTTACCATCTGGGGTTTGTGTTTCAGGGGTTTCATCTTTTGAATAGAGCTACCGCTCTTGAGAATGTTGAACTTCCTTTGGTTTATCACGGTTTGCCAGCTAAGGAACGTCGCGCTAAAGCTCTGGATGCGCTCGGAGTGGTTGGACTTTCGGGTTGGGAAGATCATACTCCGGCAGAACTTTCCGGGGGACAACAACAACGAGTTGCGATCGCTCGAGCGCTGGTTACGCGTCCTTCTGTAATCCTTGCAGATGAACCCACCGGTAATTTGGATTCGGTGCAAAGCCATGAAATCATGAAGCTTCTCACTTCTCTTAATAAGGATTATGGCATCACCGTAGTGATGATCACTCACGATGCTGAAATGGCTACCTACGCAGAAAGGACTATTCGGTTTTTTGATGGTAGAGTTGTTAGTTAG
- a CDS encoding ABC transporter permease, producing the protein MFWNMLKIALREIRRNVMRSFLTILGIVIGVAAVITMVTVGRGATEQVRQQIASMGSNVLIITQGKRFGHGQPFGANIPFKEADSEAIVRDITGVAAVAPVSSQALTAVYGNQNWTTQVTGTTNDYFIVTNRKLKQGRLFDESELRSGASVCILGETVRKMLFGAQNALGESVRLQKFSCEVIGILEAKGQTATGIDQDDFVAIPLRTFQRRVAGNQNVGTIMVSLKDGVPTEKGQESITILMRERRHLRPGDEDNFSVLDMKEITKMLTSTTELLTTLLGSVAAVSLLVGGVGIMNIMLVSVTERTREIGLRLAIGATEEEVLFQFLIEAVVLSAFGGIIGIIIAVGASFVLTNMMKVPYHFQPGINLLAFLFSAAIGIIFGYVPARRAAQMDPIEALRHE; encoded by the coding sequence ATGTTTTGGAATATGCTTAAAATAGCTCTGCGAGAGATCAGGCGTAATGTTATGCGGTCTTTTTTAACAATTCTAGGCATTGTTATAGGGGTTGCGGCGGTAATAACAATGGTGACCGTGGGGAGAGGAGCAACCGAGCAGGTGCGGCAACAAATCGCAAGTATGGGAAGTAATGTGCTGATAATTACTCAAGGGAAACGCTTCGGACATGGACAGCCTTTTGGAGCTAATATTCCCTTTAAGGAAGCCGACTCGGAAGCTATAGTAAGAGATATTACAGGAGTGGCGGCAGTAGCACCTGTTTCCAGTCAGGCTTTGACTGCAGTATATGGTAACCAGAACTGGACAACTCAGGTTACAGGCACTACCAACGACTACTTTATTGTGACAAATAGAAAACTCAAACAAGGAAGGCTCTTTGATGAAAGCGAACTAAGAAGTGGAGCCTCAGTTTGCATTTTGGGCGAAACGGTAAGAAAAATGCTCTTTGGAGCTCAAAACGCTCTTGGGGAAAGCGTTAGACTTCAAAAGTTTTCCTGCGAAGTGATAGGTATTCTGGAAGCGAAAGGACAGACCGCTACGGGAATTGATCAGGATGACTTTGTAGCTATTCCTTTAAGAACATTTCAACGCCGTGTTGCAGGAAATCAGAATGTTGGAACCATTATGGTTTCTCTTAAAGATGGTGTGCCTACAGAAAAAGGGCAAGAAAGTATTACCATACTGATGAGAGAAAGACGCCACTTAAGACCTGGAGATGAAGATAATTTTTCCGTTCTGGATATGAAAGAGATTACCAAAATGCTTACTAGCACGACGGAATTGCTTACGACTCTCCTGGGATCTGTTGCTGCGGTGAGCCTTCTTGTGGGAGGTGTGGGAATTATGAACATTATGCTTGTTTCGGTAACCGAACGCACTCGAGAAATTGGGCTTCGTCTTGCCATAGGAGCAACTGAGGAAGAAGTGCTCTTTCAATTTTTGATCGAAGCGGTGGTTCTTTCGGCTTTTGGGGGCATCATCGGGATTATTATTGCTGTGGGAGCATCGTTTGTTCTTACGAACATGATGAAAGTGCCTTATCATTTTCAGCCTGGTATAAACCTGTTAGCCTTTTTATTTTCCGCCGCCATAGGAATTATCTTTGGTTATGTGCCTGCCAGAAGAGCGGCTCAGATGGATCCAATAGAAGCTCTTCGGCACGAGTAA